Proteins co-encoded in one Ananas comosus cultivar F153 linkage group 15, ASM154086v1, whole genome shotgun sequence genomic window:
- the LOC109721210 gene encoding protein YLS3-like, protein MASTTTSSSSKTLVLAFAVVVVLVSSFPMVALSDLSGDRSECANQLVGLAPCLAYVEGNARSPTPDCCDGLKQVLAKSPKCLCVLVKDRDDPQLGLKLNVSLALSLPAACSAPANISACPKLLNLPPNSTDAAIFKQGGSASTAPPAKGNTPSSSGSAQESSGGSSSFLRGSSWVSVVELVVGCTTLLFLVLPFHSFMP, encoded by the exons atgGCGAGCACCACCACCTCTTCCTCCTCGAAAACCCTAGTGCTCGCCTTCGCCGTTGTCGTCGTCCTCGTCTCCTCCTTCCCCATGGTCGCGCTCTCCGACCTCTCGGGCGACCGCAGCGAGTGCGCGAACCAGCTGGTGGGGCTGGCGCCGTGCCTCGCCTACGTCGAGGGAAACGCGCGATCGCCCACCCCGGATTGCTGCGACGGGCTCAAGCAGGTGCTCGCGAAGAGCCCCAAGTGCCTCTGCGTCCTCGTCAAGGACCGCGACGACCCCCAGCTCGGGCTCAAGCTCAACGTCTCCCTCGCTCTCTCCCTCCCCGCCGCGTGCAGCGCCCCCGCCAACATCTCCGCGTGCCCCA AGCTCCTAAACCTACCGCCTAACTCCACGGATGCGGCGATCTTCAAGCAGGGTGGAAGTGCGAGCACTGCGCCTCCAG CAAAAGGGAACACCCCGAGCAGTTCCGGAAGTGCGCAGGAAAGCAGCGGTGGAAGCAGCAGTTTTCTAAGAGGAAGCAGTTGGGTTTCTGTAGTGGAGCTGGTTGTGGGATGCACCACTCTTCTTTTCCTGGTGCTTCCTTTTCATAGTTTCATGCCTTGA
- the LOC109721340 gene encoding carbon catabolite repressor protein 4 homolog 1-like, whose protein sequence is MLTVLRVHLPSEIPVVGCEITPYVLLRRPDNSIVTEDVPESAPLDGYFIRYKWYRIQSDKKVAVCSVHPTEYATLQCLGCLKAKIPVAKSYHCSSKCFLDAWQHHRALHERASNAVNENGAEEEELFGRFGSSGSGVINTGLSGSTSNLGHSPGLTNGPVPLYPLSSERNSGETWFEVGRSRTYTPTADDIAHVLKFECVVIDAETRIPVGAVNSIMTSRVIPAPSPSPRRMIQVNSVDVLGHLDSESRTSTFGTFTVLSYNILADTYATSDVYSYCPSWALSWPYRRQNLLREIINYHADIICLQEVQSDHFDEFFAPELDKHGYQALYKKRTSEVYTGNPQSIDGCATFFRRERFSHVKKYEVEFNKAAQSLTEAVIATGQKKVALSRLIKDNIALIAVLEAKFGNSGGDNPGKRQLLCVANTHVNVHPDLKDVKLWQVHTLLKGLEKIAVSADIPMLVCGDFNALPGSAPHSLLAMGKVDQLHPDLAIDPLGILRPASKLTHQLPLVSAYSSFARGVGFGLEQQRRRIDPATNEPLFTNCTRDFIGTLDYIFYTADSLTVESLLELLDEESLRKDTALPSPEWSSDHIALLAEFRCKPRIRR, encoded by the exons ATGCTGACCGTGCTGCGCGTGCATCTGCCGTCGGAGATCCCCGTCGTCGGCTGCGAGATCACGCCGTACGTCCTCCTGCGGCGGCCCGACAACTCGATAGTGACGGAAGATGTTCCCGAGTCGGCTCCGCTCGACGGCTACTTCATCCGCTACAAGTG GTATCGCATACAGAGTGATAAAAAAGTCGCAGTCTGCAGCGTGCATCCAACTGAATATGCGACCCTGCAATGCCTAGGCTGTCTTAAGGCGAAAATACCTGTTGCTAAAAGTTACCACTGCTCGTCCAAGTGCTTCTTAGATGCATGGCAGCACCATCGTGCTTTACATGAGCGCGCAAGTAATGCCGTAAATGAAAATGGAGCTGAGGAGGAAGAGCTTTTCGGGCGGTTCGGTAGCAGCGGATCAGGTGTTATTAACACGGGGTTATCGGGCTCAACATCTAATCTAGGACATAGCCCAGGACTTACAAATGGCCCGGTACCTTTATACCCTCTATCTTCAGAGAGGAATTCCGGTGAAACGTGGTTTGAAGTTGGACGATCTCGTACGTACACACCAACAGCGGATGATATTGCCCATGTTCTGAAGTTCGAGTGTGTAGTTATAGATGCAGAGACGAGGATACCGGTAGGAGCTGTGAATTCTATTATGACCTCCCGCGTGATCCCAGCTCCATCTCCTAGTCCGCGCCGCATGATTCAAGTGAATAGTGTTGATGTTTTGGGGCATTTGGATTCAGAAAGCAGAACTTCTACTTTTGGGACATTTACGGTGCTCTCATATAATATACTTGCTGATACATATGCAACAAGTGATGTATACAGCTATTGCCCTTCCTGGGCTCTTTCGTGGCCTTACAGAAGACAAAATTTGTTACGCGAAATAATAAATTACCATGCCGACATTATCTGCCTTCAAGAG GTACAAAGTGACCATTTTGATGAGTTTTTTGCTCCAGAGCTTGATAAACATGGATATCAAGCACTTTACAAGAAAAGGACATCAGAG GTTTATACTGGAAATCCCCAGTCAATTGATGGTTGTGCTACATTTTTTCGCAGGGAGCGATTTTCGCATGTTAAAAAATATGAG GTTGAGTTCAATAAAGCTGCACAGTCGTTAACTGAAGCAGTGATTGCAACTGGTCAGAAAAAGGTTGCTTTGAGTCGCTTGATTAAG GATAATATTGCGTTGATTGCAGTTTTAGAAGCAAAATTTGGTAATAGTGGTGGCGATAACCCTGGAAAAAGGCAGCTGCTTTGTGTG GCAAATACTCATGTAAATGTCCACCCGGACCTCAAAGATGTTAAGCTCTGGCAG GTGCATACTCTGTTAAAAGGGTTAGAAAAGATAGCTGTTAGTGCCGACATTCCAATGTTGGTTTGTGGGGATTTCAATGCACTTCCTGGAAG TGCGCCTCATTCACTTCTTGCAATGGGAAAAGTTGATCAATTGCATCCCGACCTGGCGATAGATCCCCTTGGGATTTTGCGCCCAGCAAGCAAGTTGACTCACCAACTCCCTCTG GTTAGTGCGTATTCTTCATTTGCTAGGGGTGTTGGTTTTGGTTTGGAGCAGCAGAGGAGGAGGATAGACCCAGCAACAAATGAACCCCTTTTCACAAATTGCACTAGGGATTTCATTGGCACCCTTGATTACATATTCTACACAG CGGACTCTTTGACAGTGGAGTCACTACTGGAACTTTTGGATGAGGAAAGCTTGAGAAAGGATACAGCGCTTCCTTCTCCTGAATGGTCATCTGATCATATAGCACTCTTAGCAGAATTTCGGTGCAAACCTAGGATTAGACGCTGA
- the LOC109721463 gene encoding glycine-rich protein 23-like yields MSRSEHALGTCLPPRPPQIRLLKWFRWVPVLRTRRTLRRVGGWAGAGGVAGVGPGSVGGIGGAAGGLGGVAGIAGPGGVGGVGGGVYGWKGIGGGVLGGVGGLGGGVGGGVGGIGGLGGGSGLGGGGGLGGGVGGGGIGGGGGLGGGGGGGLGGGGGGGSGCRLP; encoded by the coding sequence ATGTCGCGTTCCGAGCACGCGCTAGGCACGTGCCTGCCCCCGCGACCACCGCAAATTCGGCTACTAAAGTGGTTCCGGTGGGTGCCGGTCTTGAGGACCAGAAGAACTTTGCGACGAGTCGGCGGGTGGGCCGGAGCAGGAGGTGTTGCAGGCGTCGGCCCCGGCAGCGTCGGCGGTATCGGCGGTGCCGCTGGCGGACTCGGCGGTGTCGCGGGAATTGCCGGACCGGGCGGTGTGGGGGGGGTTGGCGGCGGTGTGTATGGATGGAAGGGAATCGGCGGTGGAGTGCTCGGCGGTGTCGGTGGCCTTGGTGGTGGTGTTGGTGGCGGAGTCGGGGGGATCGGAGGATTAGGCGGTGGCAGTGGGCTTGGCGGTGGTGGTGGGCTAGGCGGTGGCGTCGGTGGCGGTGGAattggaggtggaggtggactTGGTGGTGGAGGCGGTggtgggctcggcggcggcggcggcggcggatcgGGGTGTAGGCTTCCTTGA